In one window of Pseudomonas putida DNA:
- a CDS encoding SDR family oxidoreductase: MSNINDKVVLITGASSGIGEAAARLIAAKGAHVVLGARRMDRLQQLVSEIRAEGGSASAHALDVTDLDSMHAFVEFAKAQHGKVDVIINNAGVMPLSPLSSLKVEEWNRMLDVNVRGVLHGIAAVLPGMEAQGHGQVINISSIGGLSVSPTAAVYCATKYAVRAISDGLRQETDKIRVTVVCPGVVESELADTITDDTAREAMRTFRRVALEADAIARALVYAIEQPDDVDVSELVVRPTASPY; encoded by the coding sequence ATGTCCAACATCAACGACAAAGTCGTGCTGATCACCGGCGCCAGCAGCGGCATCGGTGAAGCCGCCGCCAGGCTGATCGCTGCCAAGGGCGCTCACGTGGTACTCGGCGCCCGCCGTATGGATCGCCTGCAACAGCTGGTGAGTGAAATCCGCGCCGAAGGCGGCTCGGCAAGTGCCCACGCACTGGACGTGACCGACCTCGACTCCATGCACGCCTTCGTCGAATTCGCCAAGGCGCAGCATGGCAAGGTCGATGTGATCATCAACAATGCCGGGGTAATGCCGCTGTCGCCACTGAGCTCGCTGAAGGTCGAGGAATGGAACCGGATGCTGGACGTCAACGTGCGCGGCGTACTGCACGGCATCGCCGCGGTGCTCCCGGGCATGGAAGCGCAGGGGCATGGTCAGGTCATCAACATCTCGTCGATCGGCGGGCTCTCGGTCTCTCCCACCGCCGCTGTGTATTGCGCGACCAAGTATGCCGTACGGGCGATCTCTGATGGCCTTCGCCAGGAAACCGACAAGATCAGGGTGACGGTGGTGTGCCCTGGAGTGGTGGAATCGGAGCTGGCCGACACTATCACCGACGACACTGCCCGCGAGGCCATGAGGACGTTCCGGCGCGTGGCGCTGGAGGCCGATGCGATTGCACGGGCGCTGGTCTATGCCATCGAGCAGCCGGATGATGTCGATGTCAGTGAGCTCGTGGTGCGGCCGACTGCCAGTCCTTATTGA
- a CDS encoding AraC family transcriptional regulator has protein sequence MAHNDAFLLQTTALYRGELVRLLTERFTAPGVYETAIAPLHVIRMDAPSDIIHTVHKPALCLIVQGQKEVGLGEDRYLYDPLNYLVVSVTLPVSGRVLTASAQAPYLCIRLDFEPTELAQVIADAPPAGVPDEPERGLFLEQIDVSLLETMLRLVRLLESPRDIGMLAPLALRELHYRLLRGVHGRRLYELAMGDSQTRRVSKAIDWLNNHYTQPLRIEELARIANLGSSTLHHRFKSVTAMSPLQYQKQLRLQEARRLMLGEGLDVSSACYRVGYESPSQFSREYSRQFGCAPSRDINLARRPS, from the coding sequence ATGGCGCATAACGATGCTTTTCTCCTGCAAACCACTGCCTTGTACCGTGGTGAACTCGTCCGCTTGCTGACCGAGCGCTTTACCGCTCCGGGCGTTTACGAAACCGCCATCGCGCCGCTGCACGTGATTCGAATGGATGCGCCGTCAGACATCATCCATACCGTGCACAAACCGGCGCTGTGCCTGATCGTGCAGGGGCAGAAAGAGGTGGGCCTGGGCGAGGACCGTTATCTGTACGACCCCCTCAACTACCTGGTGGTATCGGTGACGCTACCGGTGTCTGGTCGGGTGCTGACGGCCAGCGCGCAGGCGCCTTACCTGTGCATTCGCCTGGACTTCGAGCCGACCGAGCTTGCCCAGGTGATCGCCGATGCGCCGCCCGCGGGCGTACCGGATGAGCCCGAGCGCGGGTTATTTCTCGAGCAGATCGATGTGTCGCTGCTGGAAACCATGTTGCGCCTGGTGCGGTTGCTGGAGTCGCCACGGGATATCGGCATGCTCGCGCCATTGGCGCTGCGCGAACTGCACTACCGCCTGCTGCGAGGCGTGCATGGGCGTCGGCTGTACGAGCTGGCCATGGGCGACTCGCAGACCCGGCGCGTGAGCAAGGCCATCGATTGGTTGAACAACCACTACACCCAGCCGCTGCGCATCGAAGAGCTGGCGCGGATCGCGAACCTGGGGAGCTCGACCTTGCACCACCGTTTCAAGTCCGTCACCGCCATGAGCCCGTTGCAGTACCAGAAGCAATTGCGCCTGCAGGAGGCTCGGCGGCTGATGTTGGGGGAGGGGCTGGATGTGTCGAGCGCGTGTTACCGGGTCGGCTATGAAAGCCCGTCGCAGTTCAGTCGCGAGTACAGCCGCCAGTTTGGGTGTGCGCCGTCTCGGGACATAAACCTGGCCCGGCGGCCCTCATGA
- a CDS encoding metal ABC transporter solute-binding protein, Zn/Mn family, with amino-acid sequence MNLTLKRLTLALVLAGAPTLTLAAQPASSAAATQVLTTLPVTHSLAVALLDGTSVQLKRAAPANLPASRQPSYFEGRGGASLQKDARQATAVIGVRSIWHDDPLYPMARRSNIRIVEIDAARPVDGALPGIAVDGDNAFASYPWLNPINLGRMADVVANDLERLSPADKDKIQANLAGLKRQMLELTSSSQTRLAEADNLSVLSLSERLGYLASGLNLDVVSQALPADGKWDEAALKALGETLKTQDVALVLHHRQPEPEVLKVIEAAGARWVVVDSDPEDTVAELRNTVDAVVAVLVKG; translated from the coding sequence ATGAACCTCACGCTCAAACGCCTCACCCTGGCCCTGGTCCTGGCCGGCGCGCCCACCCTGACGCTGGCCGCACAGCCCGCCAGCAGCGCCGCAGCCACGCAAGTGCTGACCACCCTGCCGGTGACCCACAGCCTCGCTGTCGCGTTGCTCGACGGCACCTCGGTGCAGCTCAAGCGCGCGGCACCGGCCAACCTTCCAGCCAGCCGCCAGCCGTCGTACTTCGAGGGACGTGGTGGCGCGAGCCTGCAGAAGGATGCACGGCAGGCCACGGCGGTGATCGGCGTGCGCTCGATCTGGCATGACGACCCGCTCTATCCCATGGCGCGGCGCAGCAACATCCGTATCGTCGAGATCGATGCCGCACGCCCGGTCGATGGCGCCCTGCCCGGCATCGCGGTGGATGGCGACAATGCCTTCGCCAGCTATCCCTGGTTGAACCCGATCAACCTCGGACGCATGGCGGATGTGGTGGCCAACGACCTGGAGCGCCTGTCCCCCGCCGACAAGGACAAGATCCAGGCCAACCTGGCCGGGCTCAAGCGACAGATGCTCGAGCTGACGTCCAGCAGCCAGACCCGCCTGGCCGAGGCGGATAACCTCAGCGTGTTGAGCCTGTCGGAGCGATTGGGTTACCTGGCCAGCGGGTTGAACCTGGATGTGGTGTCGCAGGCACTGCCGGCAGATGGCAAGTGGGACGAAGCGGCGCTGAAGGCGCTGGGAGAGACCCTCAAGACGCAGGATGTGGCGTTGGTGTTGCACCATCGTCAGCCTGAACCAGAGGTGCTCAAGGTGATCGAGGCTGCAGGCGCCAGGTGGGTGGTGGTCGACAGCGATCCGGAGGATACGGTGGCGGAGCTCAGGAACACTGTCGACGCGGTGGTGGCCGTATTGGTCAAAGGGTGA
- a CDS encoding metal ABC transporter permease has translation MSYEAFRQLVQQWATAGYLPEALAYGFVINALIAGLMIGPVLGGLGTLVVVKRFAFFSEAVGHAALTGVAIGILLGEPYTGPYGSLFGYCLLFGILLNFLRNRTGLSPDTLIGVFLSVSLALGASLLLMLAGKINVHILENVLFGSVLTVSPHDLLVLGIVAVLVLALALPLYNRIILASFNPQLAAVRGVAVKTLDYLFVVLVTLVTVASVKVIGAILVGALLVIPAAAARLVSQSLKGFFFASVLIATLSTLLGILLPIVFDLPVPSGAAIILVAGVCFALAALARALVPRLQGNPA, from the coding sequence ATGAGTTATGAAGCCTTCCGCCAACTGGTCCAGCAATGGGCCACCGCTGGCTACCTGCCCGAGGCCCTGGCCTATGGGTTCGTCATCAACGCCCTGATCGCCGGCCTGATGATCGGCCCGGTGCTGGGCGGGCTCGGCACCCTGGTCGTGGTCAAGCGCTTTGCCTTCTTCTCCGAGGCCGTCGGCCACGCCGCCCTCACGGGCGTGGCCATCGGCATCCTGCTCGGCGAGCCCTATACCGGGCCCTACGGCAGCCTGTTCGGCTACTGCCTGCTGTTCGGCATCCTGCTGAACTTCCTGCGCAACCGCACGGGCCTTTCACCAGACACCCTGATCGGCGTGTTCCTCTCCGTCTCGCTGGCCCTGGGTGCCAGCCTGCTGCTGATGCTGGCCGGCAAGATCAACGTGCACATCCTCGAAAACGTGCTGTTCGGCTCGGTGCTCACCGTCAGCCCTCACGACCTGCTGGTGCTCGGTATCGTCGCCGTACTGGTGCTGGCCCTGGCCCTGCCGCTTTACAACCGCATCATTCTCGCCAGCTTCAACCCACAGCTGGCGGCCGTCCGCGGCGTGGCGGTGAAGACCCTCGACTATCTGTTCGTGGTGCTGGTGACCCTGGTGACCGTGGCCTCGGTGAAGGTGATCGGCGCCATCCTGGTCGGTGCGCTGCTGGTGATCCCCGCCGCCGCCGCGCGCCTGGTCAGCCAGTCGCTCAAGGGTTTCTTCTTCGCCTCGGTGCTGATCGCCACCCTCAGCACCTTGCTCGGCATCCTGCTGCCGATCGTCTTCGACCTGCCCGTGCCCTCCGGCGCTGCAATCATCCTGGTGGCCGGTGTGTGCTTCGCCCTCGCGGCCCTCGCCCGCGCCCTCGTCCCCCGCCTGCAAGGAAACCCGGCATGA
- a CDS encoding metal ABC transporter ATP-binding protein, giving the protein MTAAANLVSAQGPRIDFAGIDLTLGRTRILEQVSFSVAAGSVHAIVGPNGGGKSSLIKTLLGQMPHQGQLTLHWPSQREVIGYVPQALEFDRGLPMTVDDFMAAMCQQRPAFLGLSRRVRPDIDAALAKVGMLDKRKRRMGALSGGERQRVLLAQGLIPEPQLLVLDEPMSALDEAGIQVFEQLLHGWRQAGTTVLWIEHDLEAVLRLADRVTGLSRKLLFDAPPAQALTPERLLGLFSVHPRSESLA; this is encoded by the coding sequence ATGACCGCCGCGGCCAACCTGGTCAGCGCCCAAGGCCCGCGCATCGACTTCGCCGGCATCGACCTCACCCTTGGGCGCACGCGCATCCTCGAGCAGGTGAGCTTCAGCGTTGCCGCCGGCAGCGTGCATGCCATCGTCGGCCCCAACGGTGGCGGCAAGAGCTCGCTGATCAAGACCCTGCTCGGGCAGATGCCGCACCAGGGCCAGTTGACCCTGCACTGGCCCAGCCAACGCGAGGTGATCGGCTATGTGCCCCAGGCGCTGGAGTTCGACCGTGGCCTGCCGATGACCGTCGACGACTTCATGGCCGCCATGTGCCAGCAGCGCCCGGCGTTCCTCGGGCTGTCGCGCCGCGTGCGACCCGACATCGACGCCGCCCTGGCCAAGGTCGGCATGCTCGACAAGCGCAAGCGGCGCATGGGCGCGCTGTCCGGCGGCGAGCGCCAGCGTGTGCTGCTGGCCCAGGGGCTGATCCCGGAGCCGCAGCTGCTGGTGCTGGACGAACCCATGTCGGCGCTGGATGAAGCCGGTATCCAGGTGTTCGAGCAACTGCTGCACGGCTGGCGCCAGGCCGGCACCACGGTGCTGTGGATCGAGCACGACCTTGAAGCGGTACTGCGTCTGGCCGACCGCGTCACCGGGCTGAGCCGCAAGCTGCTGTTCGACGCCCCGCCCGCACAGGCCCTGACCCCGGAGCGCCTGCTCGGGCTGTTCTCCGTCCACCCGCGCAGCGAGAGCCTTGCCTGA